The genomic segment CTGTTGTTTGAAGATTTGTTTGACCGCGAGCAGAAGTTGAAAAACTTTGATTATTATGAGCCAAAAACAACTCATGATAGTAGCTTGAGCTTGTCTACACATGCCATTTTATCTGCAGATTTAGGCAAGCTTGAACAGTCTTATGACTTTTTTAATCAAGCCATCAATATTGACATGGGTGAATATATGAAGTCCTCTGATGCGGGGATTCATGCAGCTTCTCTGGGCGGCATCTGGCAGATGATTGTCTTTGGTTATGGTGGTGTGCGCATGGTCAATAGTAAGCTTAGAATTGAACCACATTTGCCGAAAGAATGGTCACATCTGGAGTATGGTTTTGATTATCAGGGTGAGGAAATTTCTGTCAGTGCTGACAGAAACCAAATGACACTGACAAAACCAGATGATGGACACGAGATTCATTTTTTGAACAATAATCAAGTATATACATTGAAAAACCAATTAACCATTTCCATATAGGAGGAAAACATAATGAAAACTTGGAAAAAAGTAACACTGACAGGTGTTGCATTGATGGCAGCAGCAAGTCTGGCCGCTTGCGGAAATTCGTCAGCAAAAGCAGGGAAATCTGGCTCTGTCAAAGGGCAAACGCTAACGGTCGGCTACTGGAAAGGTTCTGACACAGAAAACGCAACTTTTGACAAACTGGTCAAAACTTTTGAGAAAAAGTATGATGTGACCGTCAAACCAAAAGTCTATACCAACATCACACAGCAGCTCCCAACAGACTTGTCAGGAGGTACTGCGCCTGATGTTTTCTACATCGACTCAAGCTTCTATCCTTACCTGCAAAAAGAAGGCGTACTCAACAAATTGAGCAAGTCGGTGGCTGATCCAAGCAACTTCTACAAGACTTCGATCGGCGCATTTACGACAAATGGCGATGTTTATGCTGTACCAAAAGATGTGTCTACGCTTGCAATTTATGTCAATAAAGATATTTTTGCCAAAGCTGGGATTGACATCAACTCTATTCCAAAATCTTATGAAGATTTCTTAAAATGGGCGCCTGCGCAACAAGCCAAACTTGATGCGACTTACGGCAAGGGCAAAGTCTATATGATGAACATGAACGCTGATTTGACGCGGAATTGGCAGTTCATCACAGCAGGCGACCAAAACCCTATCACTAAAGATGGCAAAGGTGTTTCTAAACTTTCTAACCCAACAATTTTAAAAAATTTGACCTTTGTCCAAAAGATGTTTAACGAAGGCATCGTAGCTACTCCTCAACAAGTTGGTGCAGGTGATGAGGGAACCGGATTTGCTACAGGAAAATTTGCGATGGCATTAACAGGAAACTGGAATTACCAAGTTTATAATACACAATATAAAGATTTGCACTACACGATTATTCCTAACATGACTTACGATGGTCAAAAACAAACGATGCAATATACAGTGGGCTGGGGCGAATATAAAAATACAAAAGTTACGAGTCTTGCTAATGACTGGATTAAATATGTTACAGGTAAAGACGGCATGACAACTTGGACATCTGGTGTTGGAACTCTTGCGACGCGTGCAGATGTCAATGACAGCTCAGAATTTATCAAAGAAAATCCACTTCTGAAAGTTCACTCTGATGAGTTGACTTATGCAGCGCCTTGGCAAGATGGTGTGAACCTGACAACAGTTGTAACTTCTTATGACAACTTCATCACTAATGCTTTCAAGAAAGATGCAACACCAGCACAACTCAAATCAGCGTTGAAACAAGCTGACCAAGATGCAAATAGCAAGTTGAGTAAATAATAGATTTGTTCCGAAACCTGCTCAGCTTTTGAAGGCTATCTATATACTTTGTGCTACGCCGTCCATTCGCTCTAAGTGGCTAAAGTCGCAAGGCGAAATAGCGAGAATGGACAGCGAAACAAGGCGAGGATAGACGAGAAAGCTAGGTTTCGAGGCAGATTCAATTTCTTCAACTTATCTACTGACGGCAGTTCTGTCAGCACTGATGAAGCCTTTGTCAGCGCTGACAGAGGCTTTGTTGTACTAGTTCAGCTATACTGCCTTGCGAATACTGCCTTGCGACGATTGGGAAAAGCATTGCTTTTCTTATCCGCCACCTTAACGCATTGTGTTAAGCGCAAGAAGCGGTTTGCGTGACACGCAAACTTTGACTTCTAAGCGGGACGTTTAGAAGTCAAACAGTATTAGTTAAAAAAAGGAGATTTCCGAATGGAAACGAAACAATCCAAGCCGAAGCAAAGTAAGCGAGCTTTTGGCGAGATGATTCAGGGTTATGGCTTTCTTGCGCCAGCTCTGCTCATCATTTTGATTTTCTTTGTGCTTTCAATCCTGTTTGCAGTGTATCTGAGTTTTAACAATGTGGATTTGATTGCTCACACTTATACGTGGAATAATTTTAAAAACTGGACCAATTTGCTCACGGATAAACAGTTGATTCGTGCGCTTCAAAATACAAGCTTTTTTGCATTGATTGTGGTGCCTGTGCAGACTTTTATTGCCTTAGTTATCGCTTATATTTTGGCCAATAAATCAATTCAGGGTAAAAAAGTTTTCCGACTGGTTTATTTCTTGCCGACCTTGACCAGCTCTGCGGCGTTGACGATGATTTTCATGTTTTTGTTTAACTTAAATGGTCCTGTCAATGGCGTGCTGCAAAGTTTGCATTGGATCAGTCAACCGATTAACTTTATCAATGATACACACTGGACATTGAAGATTATCATGGTCATGAATATTTGGTCAACGGTGCCTTATTTTATGACGATCTATCTTGCTTCGCTTGTCGATCTGCCCGACTCCATGTATGAAGCCGCAGAAATCGACGGCGCCAATGTCATTGACAAATTGCGCTTCATCACGATTCCTTATCTGCGTCCGATCACGACTTTCGTCCTTTTGACGGGAATTATCGGGACTTTCCAGATGTTTGACCAGGCCTATATCTTCTCAGGTGGGACAGGCGGTCCTGCGAACTCTACATTGACGGTCAGTCTTTTGATTTTCCAATATGCTTTTGGTACAAATAATCAAATGGGCTATGCTGCCGTGCTTGCGATATTGCTCGCTGTGATTATCTTTATCGTGACGCGTATCGCTGAAAAACTCAACGGAGGAAATGGAATCAGATGAAAAAGACAAAGAAACAAAAAGTATTGAAAAGTCTGCTTTATATTGTTCTTATCGCTTACGCGATCATTACCTTTTATCCGTTTTTATGGGCAGTTGCAGCGAGTTTCAAGCCCTTGTCAGAAATTACAAGTGGCTCGATGTCCCTGATTTCAAAACATTTTACAACAGAGCAGTACCAATACTTATTTAGTGCAAAATCAGGCTCAATGTTTGTGACCTGGTTCATCAACTCAATGATTGTGTCTGTCATCGGGACCGCGATTAATGTTTTTCTGAATACAATGGCGGGTTACAGCTTGGCACGATTGAGTTTCCCAGGGCGCAAGCAATTTTATTACGGAATTCTTGCGATGATGATGGTGCCCGCTCAAGTGCTTCTGATTCCGAACTATCTGATTGTCAAAAACTTGGGGATGTTAGATACCTTCTGGGCGCTGATCTTGCCCGCGGCGATCAACATCGGAAATATTTTCATGATGCGCCAATTTTTCTTGAGCTTTCCTAAAGACGTCGAAGAAGCAGCGCGTATTGATGGCTTATCGCGCGTGGGTACTTTTTTCCGTATTGTCATGCCACTTGCCAAACCCTCTATTGCGACACAGGCAGTATTTGTCTTTATGGGATTCTGGAATAATTTCTTGGCACCAATGCTTTATATGCACACTCCAAGCAAATTTACTCTGACGCTTGGCCTGCAAGTCTTGCAATCCGCAGACCAAGGTGGACAGATGTGGAATCGTGTCATGGCAGCCTCCATACTGACCATTATCCCAATTATCATCTTGTATATCTTGTTTAACGGTTATTTCTTACAAGGTGTGCGGATGGATGGCGAAAAATAATTCTGACAACATTTTTGTCAGCAAATTAGTCTATAATAAAGTCTGTCAGTATGCTGACAGACTTGTTTTTAAGGAAATGAAGGAAAAGAAATGAAAACTTACACCCTCACGCTTGATGATTTAGGAAATATTGAAACACAAAATGTTGAAACCATTTTTGCGCAGGCCAATGGTTTTATGGGAGTGCGCGCAAGTTTACCCATTCAGGCTAACGATAGTTTGCCAGGCACTTTTATCAATGGATTTTACGAAACACATCCGATTATCTACGGTGAAAATGCTTATGGCTATGCAAAAAATCATGAAACGATGGTCAAGTGTTTTGACTTACGCACGCTAGAATTATCTGTCAATGGTGAAGTTCTATCAGTACTGACAGAACGCAATTTAAAGCTTAATTTAATGACAGGAATTCTGTCAGAAACATATCTCTATGAGACAAATTTAGGACAGCAAATAAAGCTTGAGTTGGAAAGTTTTACTAGCCATTTTAACCGCACGACTTATGCTCAGAAAATCAAAATTACGGCGTTGAACTTTTCTGGAGAAGTTCATGTAAAAAAAGAAGCAAAATTATTACTTCCAAATAGCTCAAAAGACTTTGACCCACGGGTCCGTGAGGCAAGTGTTAATCTCCAAAAACAAGGGAATCAATATACTACCGCTAACAGCAAACTCAGCCTTTACACCAAATTTGACGAGATTGATGAAACTTTCCAACTCAATCCAACTCAATCTTTTGAATTTGAACAACTCAATCAAATTTCTAAAGAAAATCAATTTGAAATAGTCAGCTATGAACGCTTGAAAGTAGAGCAAGTCAAGATTTTTGATACTTTTTGGTCTGTTTCAGACATCGAGATTGACGGAGATGAAACGCTTCAAAAAGGTGTCCGTGTCAATCTTTATCACCTTTTTAACTCTGCAGGTCGCGATGGAAAAACAAATTTTGGAGCAAAAGGTCTGACAGGCGAAGGATATGAAGGACATTATTTTTGGGATACAGAGATGTATTTGCTTCCATTTTTTACACACACTCAACCTGAGATTGCCAAAAGTTTGCTGACCTATCGGCTGAACATTTTGCCCCAAGCTAAACAAAGAGCAAAAGAACTAGGCTTTGCAGGTGCATTGTATGCTTGGCGTACACAAAGTGGGCACGAAACCTCAGCCTATTATCCCGCGGGAACAGCCCAAGTTCATATCAATGCAGACATTGCCTATGCTTTAGAATTATATGAAAAAGTAACAGGTGACAGTGCTTTTATTCAAAGCGCTAAAGAAATAATTTATGAAACAGCCCGATTTTGGCTTTCTTACGGATTTATGAGTCAACGAGGATTTGAAATTCATGAAGTTACAGGTCCAGATGAGTATACAGCACTTGTGAATAACAACTACTATACAAATAAAATGGCTCAAAATAATCTTCGCTATGCGGTAAGGCTAGCTCATACCTTTAAAGAAAATCAAGAAGAAGCAACATTTTGGCAAACAGCAGCCGATAAAATGTATTTTGGATATGACGAAACAAGCAAGATTACCAAGCAAGATGATAGCTTTTTGGATAAACAAGTATGGGATTTTGCTCACACTCCAAAAGAGAACTATCCGCTACTTCTTCATTATCACCCTATGAAAATTTACAAACATCAGGTACTCAAACAAGCCGATACAATTCTTGCTCATATGCTTTTTGCTGAGGAAAAAGCACAGGTGGCACGTGATTTTGACTTTTACGAGCCATTGACAACGCATGATAGTAGTTTATCAAGAGCTATTCATGGTGTCGTAGCAAGCCGTCTAGGACGTACCCAGCAAGCTTATGATTTTTTTGCTGACAGTGCAACAATGGATCTCTCGGATATGCAAGGAAATGCAAGCCACGGAATACACGCAGCAAATATGGGAGGCACATGGCTAGGATTAATCTATGGTTTTGCAGGATTGCATATTGACAATGGTGAATTAAAAATAGAAAATCATTTGCCAAAACAAATCAAAGCTTTGAGATTTAACATCCTATATCAAGGGAAGTTACAAAGTTTTGAGTTAAAAAATGAAAAGAACTGAATAGTAAAGGAGAAAAAGTGTTTAAAGCAGTTTTATTTGACTTAGATGGTGTAATTACAGACACAGCAGAGTACCATTTTCGAGCATGGAAAGCATTGGCAGAAGAAATAGGAATTGCCGGTGTGGATCGTGCCTTTAATGAACAATTGAAAGGTGTTTCCAGAGAAGATTCTCTGAAGAAAATTTTGGCGTTGGGAAATAAAACAGTGTCAGATGAATCATTTGCAGCACTTGCGAAACGTAAAAATGATAACTACGTTGAAATGATTCAAGATGTATCTCCTCAGGATGTTTATCCAGGTATTTTGACTTTGTTGAAAGAGTTGCGGAGTCATGGGGTTAAAATTGCCTTGGCTTCGGCGTCTAAAAATGGTCCCTTTTTGTTGGAGAGAATGGGCTTGACAGATTATTTTGATGCGATTGCAGATCCATCAGAAGTTGCGGCTTCAAAACCAGCTCCAGATATTTTCATTGCGGCAGCGCACGCAGTAGGCGTTACTCCTGAGGATTCCATTGGTTTAGAGGACTCACAAGCTGGGATTCAAGCGATTAAGGATTCTGGAGCCTTGGCGATTGGAGTTGGTCGTCCGGAAGATTTGGGAGAGGACATTGTTGTTGTCCCAGACACTTCACATTATACGTTTGAGTTTTTGAAAGAAACTTTTGAAAAATGGTGAGTATAACAGTTTTTGGAGATAGCATCACAGCAGGATATAGTCGTGAAGAAGGGATGCCACGAATTTCCCCAGTTCTAAAAGAAATACTTGAAGCAAGACTTGCAGAGCTTCAGGTTCAAAGTGAGGTTTTGCTTTATGGTGTGTGTGGGGAGGATACTGCTGAGGCGTTGCTTCGTCTGAAAGTGGTGATAGAGCTACAAAGTGATTGGACGATTCTCTTTTTTGGAGCAAATGATGCTGCCACAGACCACACAATTTCCCCGGAGCGTTTTTATAAAAATCTTCAAGTGATGGTAGAGAATATTGGAGTGGATAAGGTCATCATTGTTAGTCCACCCTATCATAACGACAGTGTAGAAAATCAAGTGAGAAATAATGAACTCGTTCAACAATTTTGCAGATCTGCAGAATGTGTCGCTAGTGATTTTGAGGTCCCATTCCTCAATCTTTATCAGGAAATGTGTGAAACACAAGAACCGGAGCGGTTGTTACAAAGCGATGGTCTGCATTTTTCGAGACAAGGCTATGAGTTACTAGCGGAGAAACTCTCGTTATTTCTGGTTAATTTGTAAATAATAAAAAACCGCCATTTTAACACGGCGGTTTTTAGTTTATTAACTTATTGATTCTTGATTAACCCACAAATCCATAGACAGAAATAAACATGAGTGCTGCTGCAACGAGAACGAAGAGGTGCCAAACAACGTGAGCAAAGGGGAATTTGAAGTGATAAATAAGAGCACCAACGGAATAGATGACACCACCGATAACCAATAGCCAGAAAGCCAGCGGGTTCAGAGCATTCCAAAGTGGATAAATCTCAATCAAAATCATCCAGCCCATCACAACGTATAAAATTGTAGAGAGTTTTGGTGTTTTTCCCCATTTTGGTAGATAAATTGAGGTTAGCACAATACCGAGAATGGCACATATCCAAATGATGGAAAGTACAATCCAACCGAGCCAGTTATTGAGTGCGACAAGGCAATAGGGCGTGTAGGTTCCAGCGATTAAAAAATAAATGCCATTATGGTCAAAAACACGAAAGACCTTGACCGCTCGTGTAAAATGTAAACTATGGGCGAGGGTGGAGCAAAGAAAGAGAATAATTAAGGCCGCACCATAGATTGAAAAAGCTGTAACTTCAAGCGCCGAACCTGATTCAACGCCTTTCAAAATGAGTAAAACAAGTGCTACGATAGCTAAGATGGTGCCCGCCCCGTGGGTAATTGCGTTGAAGACTTCATTTAAAATTTGATAAGCTTTTGAGTCATAGGTTTTCATGGGTAAAGTGGCTTCTATTGAGAAGCGCTCTCCTTTGGAGGTAAGATACATTTTCAGATTTAGAGATGAACTGCAGATATACTGCCTTTTGCTAAACAAACAGACAACAAGGTTCTATATGTTTAAAAAATATAGGTAAAGAATTGTTGTATAAGATTAACATTGATTTAGTCCGAACTTTGTCTACTCTACCTATCACTTTAAAACGATATTTTAAACAAAACAAAACAAACTGCCTTGTAAGCTTTGGATAATTTTAACCTTTTTTGTTCTTTCCACCTGAAAATTTGTTATAATATATGATAGCACAAATTGTATAGAAAAGGAATTGGACTTTGTCGTTTGCCATAATGGATTAAACTAAAAGAGTTCAAGTAGTAATTATGCCAATAAAAATTGTGACAGATTCATCCATTACGATTGAGCCGGAACTTGCGCGTGAACTGGACATTACGATTGTCCCATTATCAGTGACGATTGATGGAACAATGTATTCAGACGATGACCTGAGTTTTGAGGATTTCATGGTCAAGATGGCCGCAACAAAGAGTTTACCTAAAACAAGTCAGCCACCAGTTGGGGTTTTTGCTGAAGTTTATGAAAATATTGCAACTAAAGACGATGAGATTATTTCTATTCATTTGACAGAGGCTTTATCAGGAACAGTTGAAGCCGCACGTCAAGGAGGTATGCTTTCTGGTCGTGATGTAACGGTGA from the Lactococcus allomyrinae genome contains:
- a CDS encoding carbohydrate ABC transporter permease, whose product is MIQGYGFLAPALLIILIFFVLSILFAVYLSFNNVDLIAHTYTWNNFKNWTNLLTDKQLIRALQNTSFFALIVVPVQTFIALVIAYILANKSIQGKKVFRLVYFLPTLTSSAALTMIFMFLFNLNGPVNGVLQSLHWISQPINFINDTHWTLKIIMVMNIWSTVPYFMTIYLASLVDLPDSMYEAAEIDGANVIDKLRFITIPYLRPITTFVLLTGIIGTFQMFDQAYIFSGGTGGPANSTLTVSLLIFQYAFGTNNQMGYAAVLAILLAVIIFIVTRIAEKLNGGNGIR
- a CDS encoding carbohydrate ABC transporter permease, translated to MKKTKKQKVLKSLLYIVLIAYAIITFYPFLWAVAASFKPLSEITSGSMSLISKHFTTEQYQYLFSAKSGSMFVTWFINSMIVSVIGTAINVFLNTMAGYSLARLSFPGRKQFYYGILAMMMVPAQVLLIPNYLIVKNLGMLDTFWALILPAAINIGNIFMMRQFFLSFPKDVEEAARIDGLSRVGTFFRIVMPLAKPSIATQAVFVFMGFWNNFLAPMLYMHTPSKFTLTLGLQVLQSADQGGQMWNRVMAASILTIIPIIILYILFNGYFLQGVRMDGEK
- a CDS encoding extracellular solute-binding protein is translated as MKTWKKVTLTGVALMAAASLAACGNSSAKAGKSGSVKGQTLTVGYWKGSDTENATFDKLVKTFEKKYDVTVKPKVYTNITQQLPTDLSGGTAPDVFYIDSSFYPYLQKEGVLNKLSKSVADPSNFYKTSIGAFTTNGDVYAVPKDVSTLAIYVNKDIFAKAGIDINSIPKSYEDFLKWAPAQQAKLDATYGKGKVYMMNMNADLTRNWQFITAGDQNPITKDGKGVSKLSNPTILKNLTFVQKMFNEGIVATPQQVGAGDEGTGFATGKFAMALTGNWNYQVYNTQYKDLHYTIIPNMTYDGQKQTMQYTVGWGEYKNTKVTSLANDWIKYVTGKDGMTTWTSGVGTLATRADVNDSSEFIKENPLLKVHSDELTYAAPWQDGVNLTTVVTSYDNFITNAFKKDATPAQLKSALKQADQDANSKLSK
- the trhA gene encoding PAQR family membrane homeostasis protein TrhA, coding for MKTYDSKAYQILNEVFNAITHGAGTILAIVALVLLILKGVESGSALEVTAFSIYGAALIILFLCSTLAHSLHFTRAVKVFRVFDHNGIYFLIAGTYTPYCLVALNNWLGWIVLSIIWICAILGIVLTSIYLPKWGKTPKLSTILYVVMGWMILIEIYPLWNALNPLAFWLLVIGGVIYSVGALIYHFKFPFAHVVWHLFVLVAAALMFISVYGFVG
- a CDS encoding GDSL-type esterase/lipase family protein, with protein sequence MVSITVFGDSITAGYSREEGMPRISPVLKEILEARLAELQVQSEVLLYGVCGEDTAEALLRLKVVIELQSDWTILFFGANDAATDHTISPERFYKNLQVMVENIGVDKVIIVSPPYHNDSVENQVRNNELVQQFCRSAECVASDFEVPFLNLYQEMCETQEPERLLQSDGLHFSRQGYELLAEKLSLFLVNL
- a CDS encoding glycoside hydrolase family 65 protein; this encodes MKTYTLTLDDLGNIETQNVETIFAQANGFMGVRASLPIQANDSLPGTFINGFYETHPIIYGENAYGYAKNHETMVKCFDLRTLELSVNGEVLSVLTERNLKLNLMTGILSETYLYETNLGQQIKLELESFTSHFNRTTYAQKIKITALNFSGEVHVKKEAKLLLPNSSKDFDPRVREASVNLQKQGNQYTTANSKLSLYTKFDEIDETFQLNPTQSFEFEQLNQISKENQFEIVSYERLKVEQVKIFDTFWSVSDIEIDGDETLQKGVRVNLYHLFNSAGRDGKTNFGAKGLTGEGYEGHYFWDTEMYLLPFFTHTQPEIAKSLLTYRLNILPQAKQRAKELGFAGALYAWRTQSGHETSAYYPAGTAQVHINADIAYALELYEKVTGDSAFIQSAKEIIYETARFWLSYGFMSQRGFEIHEVTGPDEYTALVNNNYYTNKMAQNNLRYAVRLAHTFKENQEEATFWQTAADKMYFGYDETSKITKQDDSFLDKQVWDFAHTPKENYPLLLHYHPMKIYKHQVLKQADTILAHMLFAEEKAQVARDFDFYEPLTTHDSSLSRAIHGVVASRLGRTQQAYDFFADSATMDLSDMQGNASHGIHAANMGGTWLGLIYGFAGLHIDNGELKIENHLPKQIKALRFNILYQGKLQSFELKNEKN
- the pgmB gene encoding beta-phosphoglucomutase; the encoded protein is MFKAVLFDLDGVITDTAEYHFRAWKALAEEIGIAGVDRAFNEQLKGVSREDSLKKILALGNKTVSDESFAALAKRKNDNYVEMIQDVSPQDVYPGILTLLKELRSHGVKIALASASKNGPFLLERMGLTDYFDAIADPSEVAASKPAPDIFIAAAHAVGVTPEDSIGLEDSQAGIQAIKDSGALAIGVGRPEDLGEDIVVVPDTSHYTFEFLKETFEKW